In one Mycobacteroides chelonae genomic region, the following are encoded:
- a CDS encoding glycine--tRNA ligase gives MAAKPNAAGKKIEAVVNLAKRRGLVYPCGEIYGGTKSAWDYGPLGVELKENIKKQWWRSVVTSRDDVVGLDSSVILPRQVWVASGHVEVFNDPLVECLNCHKRHRQDHLQEAYAEKKGIDDPESVPMTDIVCPDCGTKGQWTEPRDFNMMLKTYLGPIETEEGLHYLRPETAQGIFINFKNVVTTSRQKPPFGIGQIGKSFRNEITPGNFIFRTREFEQMEMEFFVEPSTAPEWHKYWIDTRLQWYVDLGIDPENLRLYDHPKEKLSHYSDGTVDIEYKFGFSGNPWGELEGVANRTDFDLSTHAKHSGEDLSYYDQAEDRRYTPYVIEPAAGLTRSFMAFLVDAYHEDEAPNAKGGVDTRTVLRLDPRLAPVKVAVLPLSRNADLSPRAKALAAELRQSWNVDFDDAGAIGRRYRRQDEIGTPFCVTVDFDSLEDDSVTVRDRDEMTQQRIPIGGVADHLAKSLKGC, from the coding sequence GTGGCCGCCAAGCCGAACGCCGCCGGTAAGAAGATCGAAGCCGTCGTCAACCTCGCCAAGCGCCGGGGACTCGTGTACCCCTGCGGCGAGATTTACGGCGGTACCAAGTCGGCGTGGGATTACGGCCCGCTCGGTGTCGAGCTCAAGGAAAACATCAAGAAGCAGTGGTGGCGCTCCGTCGTCACCAGCCGCGACGACGTCGTCGGCCTGGACTCCTCGGTGATCCTGCCCCGGCAGGTCTGGGTGGCCTCCGGCCACGTCGAGGTCTTCAACGATCCGCTGGTCGAGTGTCTGAACTGTCACAAGCGGCACCGTCAGGATCACCTGCAGGAGGCTTACGCTGAGAAGAAGGGAATCGACGACCCCGAGTCGGTCCCGATGACCGACATCGTCTGCCCCGACTGCGGCACCAAGGGGCAGTGGACCGAGCCCCGCGACTTCAACATGATGCTCAAGACCTACCTCGGCCCCATCGAGACCGAAGAGGGCCTGCACTACCTGCGCCCGGAGACCGCGCAGGGCATCTTCATCAACTTCAAGAACGTCGTGACGACGTCGCGACAGAAGCCGCCGTTCGGCATCGGCCAGATCGGCAAGAGCTTCCGCAACGAGATCACCCCGGGCAACTTCATCTTCCGCACCCGCGAGTTCGAGCAGATGGAGATGGAGTTCTTCGTCGAGCCGTCGACCGCCCCCGAGTGGCACAAGTACTGGATCGACACCCGGCTGCAGTGGTACGTGGACCTGGGTATCGACCCGGAGAACCTGCGGCTGTACGACCACCCCAAGGAGAAGCTGTCGCACTACTCCGACGGTACCGTCGACATCGAGTACAAGTTCGGTTTCAGCGGCAACCCGTGGGGTGAGCTGGAGGGTGTCGCCAACCGCACCGACTTCGACTTGTCGACGCACGCAAAGCATTCCGGTGAAGACCTGTCGTACTACGACCAGGCCGAGGATCGCCGTTACACCCCGTACGTGATCGAGCCCGCGGCCGGCCTTACCCGTTCGTTCATGGCTTTCCTGGTCGATGCGTATCACGAGGACGAGGCCCCCAACGCCAAGGGCGGCGTGGACACCCGCACCGTGCTGCGCCTGGATCCGCGTCTGGCTCCGGTCAAGGTCGCGGTGCTGCCGCTGTCACGCAATGCCGACCTGAGCCCGCGCGCCAAGGCGCTGGCCGCCGAGCTGCGGCAGAGCTGGAATGTCGACTTCGATGACGCCGGTGCCATCGGACGCAGGTATCGTCGACAGGACGAGATCGGCACCCCGTTCTGCGTCACAGTCGATTTCGACTCGCTCGAAGACGACTCCGTCACCGTTCGCGACCGCGATGAGATGACCCAGCAGCGTATTCCGATCGGCGGCGTGGCCGATCATCTCGCCAAATCTCTCAAGGGCTGCTAG
- a CDS encoding aspartate aminotransferase family protein, whose product MTDVQNHIGIDPASAPIEAPAAEAQVRADDRGHVFHSWSAQAAIDPLPIAGGAGATFWDYTGKEYLDFASQLVNLNLGHQHPRLVEAIGRQAGRLATIAPAFANDVRGELARLVAERAPGTLNKVFFTNGGTEAVEHAVRMARHHTGRRKVLSAYRSYHGGTTTSMSLTGEPRRWANDPGDNSVVRFFGPYAYRSVFHATSPEEETQRALEHLEQVINLEGPPTIAAIILESVVGTNGVLVPPPGYLAGVREICDRYGLVFIADEVMVGFGRFGEWFAINAFDVTPDLITFAKGINSGYVPLGGVVISDAIATSFDHRPYPGGLTYSGHPLACAVGVETIKVFEDDKILERVRDLGERVVRPELERWVQTHPSVGEIRGRGLFWAVELVRDKQTREPLVPFNASGEAAAPMNAFAAACKKSGLWPFTHFNRTHVAPPLIISEEDLRRGLSIIDEALNVADGYAS is encoded by the coding sequence ATGACTGACGTCCAGAATCACATCGGAATCGATCCCGCCAGCGCGCCGATCGAGGCTCCGGCGGCCGAGGCGCAGGTTCGCGCCGACGACCGTGGGCACGTTTTCCACTCGTGGTCCGCGCAGGCGGCCATCGACCCGCTGCCGATCGCCGGTGGTGCGGGCGCGACCTTCTGGGATTACACCGGCAAGGAGTACCTGGACTTCGCCTCGCAGCTGGTGAACCTCAATCTGGGACACCAGCATCCGCGTCTGGTGGAGGCCATCGGGCGTCAGGCCGGCCGGTTGGCCACCATTGCGCCCGCCTTCGCCAACGATGTGCGCGGTGAGCTCGCCCGCCTGGTGGCCGAGCGTGCACCCGGAACCCTGAACAAGGTGTTCTTCACCAACGGTGGCACCGAGGCCGTGGAGCACGCGGTCCGTATGGCGCGCCACCACACCGGTCGCCGCAAGGTGCTTTCCGCATACCGCAGCTACCACGGTGGCACCACCACCTCGATGTCGCTGACGGGTGAGCCGCGCCGCTGGGCCAACGACCCGGGCGACAACTCGGTGGTTCGTTTCTTCGGGCCGTACGCCTACCGTTCGGTGTTCCATGCCACCTCGCCGGAGGAGGAAACCCAAAGGGCGCTGGAGCATCTGGAGCAGGTGATCAACCTGGAGGGCCCGCCCACCATCGCCGCGATCATCCTGGAGTCGGTGGTCGGCACCAACGGTGTGCTGGTGCCGCCGCCCGGTTACCTGGCCGGGGTGCGGGAGATCTGCGACCGGTACGGCTTGGTGTTCATCGCCGACGAGGTGATGGTCGGCTTCGGGCGATTCGGTGAATGGTTCGCCATCAACGCCTTTGACGTCACGCCGGACCTCATCACCTTCGCCAAGGGCATCAACTCCGGTTATGTCCCGCTGGGCGGTGTGGTGATCTCCGATGCCATCGCCACCAGCTTCGATCACCGTCCGTACCCGGGTGGACTGACCTACTCCGGTCACCCGCTGGCCTGCGCGGTCGGTGTCGAGACCATCAAGGTGTTCGAGGACGACAAGATCCTGGAACGGGTGCGCGATCTCGGTGAGCGCGTGGTGCGTCCGGAACTGGAGCGTTGGGTGCAGACGCATCCGAGCGTCGGCGAGATCCGTGGCCGCGGCTTGTTCTGGGCCGTGGAACTGGTGCGCGACAAGCAGACTCGTGAGCCGCTGGTTCCGTTCAATGCCAGTGGTGAGGCCGCGGCGCCGATGAATGCCTTCGCGGCGGCGTGCAAGAAGAGTGGCCTGTGGCCGTTCACGCATTTCAACCGCACGCATGTGGCGCCTCCGCTGATCATCAGCGAGGAGGATCTGCGGCGCGGGCTCTCGATCATCGACGAGGCGCTGAACGTCGCCGACGGGTACGCGAGCTAG